A single genomic interval of Streptomyces sp. BA2 harbors:
- a CDS encoding alpha/beta fold hydrolase, with protein MPVLPGAEPYRHEGGEVGVLLCHGFTGSPQSLRPWAEYLAGQGLTVSLPLLPGHGTRWEDLQVTGWQDWYAEVERELRGLLERCTDVFVFGLSMGGALALRLASKHGDEVRGLVLVNPANKVHGLAAYALPFARHLVPTTPGIASDIALEGSKELAYDRVPLHAAHSLRRFFQRLDRELPQVTQPLLVLHSPQDHVVPPADSARILSRVSSADVTETILEQSYHVATLDHDADRIFEESYAFIGRLAPSVGKEGTATGG; from the coding sequence GTGCCGGTCCTCCCCGGAGCCGAGCCGTACCGCCACGAGGGCGGCGAGGTCGGCGTCCTCCTCTGTCACGGCTTCACCGGATCCCCGCAGTCCCTGCGCCCCTGGGCGGAGTACCTCGCGGGGCAGGGCCTGACCGTCTCGCTCCCGCTGCTTCCCGGGCACGGCACGCGCTGGGAGGACCTCCAGGTCACCGGCTGGCAGGACTGGTACGCGGAGGTGGAGCGCGAGCTGCGCGGGCTCCTCGAGCGGTGCACGGATGTCTTCGTCTTCGGCCTCTCCATGGGCGGCGCGCTGGCCCTGCGGCTCGCCTCGAAGCACGGCGACGAGGTGCGTGGCCTGGTCCTGGTGAACCCGGCGAACAAGGTGCACGGCCTGGCCGCGTACGCCCTGCCGTTCGCCCGGCATCTGGTGCCCACGACGCCGGGCATCGCCAGCGACATCGCCCTGGAGGGCTCGAAGGAACTCGCGTACGACCGGGTGCCGCTGCACGCCGCCCACTCGTTGCGCCGGTTCTTCCAGCGGCTCGACCGTGAACTGCCGCAGGTGACACAGCCGTTGCTGGTGCTGCACAGCCCTCAGGACCATGTGGTGCCGCCGGCCGACTCGGCCAGGATCCTCAGCCGGGTGTCGTCCGCGGACGTCACCGAGACCATCCTGGAACAGAGCTACCACGTCGCGACGTTGGACCACGATGCGGACCGGATCTTCGAGGAGAGCTACGCGTTCATCGGCCGGCTCGCCCCCAGTGTCGGTAAGGAAGGGACGGCCACCGGTGGCTGA